A window of Cohnella herbarum contains these coding sequences:
- a CDS encoding alpha/beta hydrolase family protein, with translation MRFWEIVLVVVNFGLLYGVIMKRKKVGPAIGSLWTLAVAYLAAIVQASVEGASWRMIPAYLTLILLTAYLYVGRDKTKSRKWYTVTIQTVLLTIYLAIAIIPPVAMPIFSFAKLSGSYPVGTMTYHWIDEKRTETWSDVSRTKRELMVQMWYPALEGSGKKPARYVENSPEVKAALAEQFGLPAFAMGHLGLVRTHARPEATLSEAQWRYPVLVFSHGMGGNRNQNTFEVEELASRGYIVVGIDHAYQSGATVYPDGRTAKFNIENQPTTKAGFDELMSVWTADAAFVLDQLERLNRGGESDRFANRLDLVRIGMFGHSYGGAAAAQMLARDARVKAAIDMDGGMFGEPLPAGGVGKPFLLMNAQGTLDADRFEEGLDSSTREELYEITGRNREAVEKDFYDLMRRFKDAVANDGFSMVIPHSTHISFSDYSLYSLLFRAKGEQPKQIHRIVNEFTLAFFERYLNGADDSVLRQLDAKYPEVNFKTNK, from the coding sequence ATGAGATTTTGGGAAATCGTACTGGTCGTCGTGAATTTCGGACTGTTGTATGGGGTAATTATGAAGAGGAAAAAAGTCGGCCCGGCTATCGGTTCGCTCTGGACGCTTGCCGTAGCTTACCTGGCCGCCATCGTGCAAGCGTCCGTGGAAGGCGCGAGCTGGCGAATGATTCCGGCGTACTTGACGTTGATTCTCTTAACGGCGTACTTATACGTCGGCAGGGATAAAACGAAGTCGAGGAAGTGGTATACGGTTACGATTCAAACGGTGCTGTTGACGATCTATCTGGCCATCGCGATCATTCCGCCGGTCGCCATGCCGATCTTCTCGTTCGCGAAGCTGTCCGGAAGTTATCCGGTAGGAACGATGACGTATCATTGGATCGATGAGAAGCGCACGGAAACATGGTCCGACGTTTCGCGGACGAAGCGCGAACTGATGGTGCAAATGTGGTATCCGGCTCTGGAGGGAAGCGGGAAGAAACCGGCTCGGTACGTAGAGAACTCCCCGGAAGTGAAGGCGGCGTTAGCGGAGCAATTCGGGTTGCCCGCCTTCGCGATGGGGCATCTGGGCCTCGTTCGGACGCATGCCCGTCCCGAAGCCACCCTGTCCGAAGCTCAGTGGCGCTACCCCGTTCTTGTTTTCTCTCACGGCATGGGCGGCAATCGCAACCAGAATACGTTCGAGGTCGAGGAGCTTGCGAGTCGAGGTTATATCGTCGTGGGCATCGATCACGCCTATCAATCGGGAGCGACCGTTTACCCGGACGGCCGCACGGCGAAGTTTAACATCGAGAACCAGCCCACGACGAAGGCGGGATTCGATGAGCTCATGTCGGTTTGGACCGCGGACGCGGCATTCGTGCTGGATCAACTTGAACGATTGAATCGGGGCGGGGAAAGCGATCGTTTTGCGAATAGGCTCGATCTCGTTAGAATCGGCATGTTCGGACATTCCTACGGAGGAGCTGCCGCCGCGCAGATGCTGGCGCGCGACGCCCGCGTGAAAGCCGCTATCGACATGGACGGCGGAATGTTCGGAGAACCGCTTCCCGCGGGAGGCGTCGGGAAACCGTTCTTGCTGATGAACGCGCAAGGAACGCTCGATGCCGATCGGTTCGAAGAGGGGCTTGACTCGAGCACCCGGGAAGAGCTGTACGAAATTACGGGAAGAAACCGCGAGGCGGTCGAGAAAGACTTTTACGATCTTATGCGAAGGTTTAAGGATGCCGTCGCGAACGACGGCTTCTCCATGGTCATTCCGCATTCGACGCATATTAGCTTCAGCGATTACAGTTTGTATTCCCTGCTGTTTCGGGCGAAAGGCGAGCAACCGAAGCAAATCCATCGCATCGTCAACGAATTTACGCTCGCTTTCTTCGAGCGATATCTAAACGGGGCGGACGATTCGGTACTTCGGCAGTTGGACGCCAAGTATCCCGAGGTCAATTTCAAAACGAATAAGTGA
- a CDS encoding response regulator transcription factor, with amino-acid sequence MKTQILLVEDDRSISEMVANHLSKEGFEIVCAYDGEQAIRLFGRQPFDLILLDLMLPKLDGMEFLKLTRADNVIPILIMSAKDGDVDKALGLGFGADDYIVKPFSLIELTARVKAAIRRATQYSAAAREQVAPRVLQVHELTIDADNFAVSKNGRDIKLTAKEFQILFLLATHPKKLFTKEQIYRSVWNEEYYGDENSINVHMSRLRDKIEDRPSEPKYIKTLWGIGYKLGEF; translated from the coding sequence ATGAAAACACAAATATTGCTAGTGGAAGACGACCGCTCGATCAGCGAGATGGTGGCGAATCATTTAAGCAAGGAAGGCTTCGAGATCGTCTGCGCTTACGATGGAGAGCAGGCGATCCGGTTGTTCGGACGGCAGCCGTTCGACTTGATTCTGCTCGACCTGATGCTTCCCAAGCTGGACGGCATGGAGTTCTTGAAGCTGACCCGAGCGGATAACGTCATTCCGATTCTTATTATGTCGGCCAAGGACGGAGACGTAGACAAGGCTCTCGGTCTCGGCTTCGGGGCGGACGACTATATCGTTAAGCCGTTCTCGTTGATCGAGCTTACGGCTAGAGTAAAGGCGGCAATCCGCCGGGCAACGCAATATTCGGCCGCTGCCCGGGAGCAGGTTGCGCCGAGGGTTTTGCAAGTTCACGAACTGACGATCGACGCGGACAACTTCGCCGTCTCCAAGAACGGAAGGGATATCAAGCTGACGGCCAAAGAGTTCCAAATTCTATTCCTGCTCGCCACCCATCCGAAGAAGCTGTTCACGAAGGAGCAAATTTACCGTTCGGTGTGGAACGAAGAATACTACGGCGACGAGAACAGCATTAACGTTCATATGAGCAGGCTGCGGGACAAGATCGAGGATCGTCCTTCCGAGCCGAAATACATTAAGACGTTATGGGGCATCGGATATAAGCTGGGGGAGTTTTGA
- a CDS encoding sensor histidine kinase — translation MVGILIGIVIALIALNIAQYRTGRKRERNLSYVCDKLRTIVEDGRSEKVLLFTDDRALKALLVELNGLLEKKDETFLKYARKETDIRKMLANISHDLRTPLTVVLGLTETILRDGKMAEGERQQLLKNVHNKAAEILLIINKFFDLARLESGDKELQLIRVNMSEICKNNLLFFYNQIETAGLEAVIDVPEKPIYALGNVEALDRILHNLISNAIRYGSDGMTVGLALREDERFVYVDVWDRGKGISETHGDRVFERMYTLEDSRIRLYQGSGLGLTITKRLVEHLDGEIALESRPFERTTFTVRLRRAGSFMRESEGGG, via the coding sequence GTGGTCGGGATTCTGATCGGTATCGTCATTGCGCTAATCGCGCTCAATATCGCCCAGTACCGGACTGGCCGGAAACGGGAAAGGAACTTGTCTTACGTATGCGACAAGCTCCGGACGATCGTGGAGGACGGTCGTTCCGAGAAAGTGCTGCTGTTTACGGACGATCGCGCATTGAAGGCATTGCTGGTCGAACTGAACGGGCTGTTGGAGAAAAAGGACGAAACGTTCTTGAAATACGCGCGGAAGGAAACCGATATCCGCAAAATGCTCGCCAACATTTCCCATGATCTGAGAACTCCGCTCACTGTCGTGCTAGGCTTGACGGAAACGATTTTACGCGACGGGAAGATGGCGGAGGGCGAAAGGCAGCAGCTTCTTAAGAATGTTCACAATAAAGCTGCGGAAATTTTGCTGATCATCAACAAGTTTTTCGACTTGGCCCGCTTAGAGTCCGGCGACAAGGAGTTGCAACTGATCCGAGTCAATATGAGCGAAATCTGCAAAAATAACTTGCTCTTTTTCTACAATCAAATCGAAACCGCGGGTTTGGAAGCTGTCATTGATGTCCCGGAGAAACCGATTTACGCGCTGGGCAACGTGGAAGCGCTGGATCGGATTTTGCATAATCTCATCTCCAACGCCATTCGATACGGAAGCGACGGCATGACCGTCGGTTTGGCGCTGCGCGAGGACGAGCGTTTCGTATACGTCGACGTATGGGATCGCGGCAAAGGAATAAGCGAAACGCACGGAGATCGGGTATTCGAACGCATGTACACGCTGGAAGATTCCCGGATCCGGCTTTACCAGGGGAGCGGCTTGGGCTTAACGATAACGAAGCGGCTCGTCGAACATCTGGACGGAGAGATTGCGTTAGAGAGTCGGCCGTTCGAGAGAACAACGTTCACCGTGCGTCTAAGGCGAGCGGGTTCGTTCATGAGGGAGAGCGAAGGAGGTGGCTAA